A window from Salvia miltiorrhiza cultivar Shanhuang (shh) chromosome 2, IMPLAD_Smil_shh, whole genome shotgun sequence encodes these proteins:
- the LOC131007917 gene encoding uncharacterized protein LOC131007917, protein MGEWLGEVWEWKLEWNRELRERERAQADELLSSIKEINLQAGMKDCWRWKHTPNGLFSVNSAYKAFRQARSENGTNCEQMDFKKLWKAPAPHKMKTTAWRILKGRMATCDNLIRRNILAANSNSDCILCKSQLEDLNHLFFSCQITCDLWKEILSWIGIQTTMQRMAKENFLAFSNLGDKVDFHFMACVWICVVWCIWKARNDCIFSKASWNISKVVTEIKIRTWSWTQVYKQMPQSLDLKSWMIKPKVIE, encoded by the coding sequence ATGGGAGAATGGTTGGGGGAAGTGTGGGAATGGAAGTTGGAGTGGAATCGAGaattgagggagagagaaagagcacAGGCCGATGAGCTGTTGTCCTCGATCAAGGAAATCAATCTTCAAGCAGGAATGAAAGACTGTTGGAGGTGGAAACATACTCCCAATGGCTTGTTTTCAGTAAATTCAGCATACAAAGCATTCCGACAAGCAAGATCGGAGAATGGGACTAATTGTGAGCAAATGGATTTCAAGAAACTGTGGAAGGCTCCAGCTCCTCACAAGATGAAAACAACAGCTTGGAGGATTCTTAAAGGAAGAATGGCGACGTGTGATAACCTCATCCGAAGAAACATTTTGGCCGCTAATTCGAACTCCGACTGCATTCTCTGTAAGTCGCAGCTGGAGGACCTGAATCATCTTTTCTTCTCCTGTCAGATTACTTGTGATCTTTGGAAAGAAATTTTATCCTGGATAGGTATTCAGACGACAATGCAACGTATGGCAAAGGAGAACTTCCTTGCTTTTTCTAATCTTGGGGACAAGGTAGATTTTCATTTTATGGCTTGTGTTTGGATCTGTGTGGTGTGGTGTATTTGGAAAGCAAGGAATGATTGTATTTTTAGCAAAGCGTCATGGAACATATCCAAAGTGGTTACAGAGATCAAGATAAGAACGTGGAGCTGGACGCAGGTGTATAAACAGATGCCACAGTCTTTGGACTTAAAATCGTGGATGATTAAGCCAAAGGTGATTGAGTGA